Proteins encoded together in one Chryseobacterium taklimakanense window:
- a CDS encoding efflux RND transporter periplasmic adaptor subunit, which produces MKFNILMLALLVFLYSCKKEEDPHAGHDIYYTCSMHPQVVSDKPGKCPICHMDLVPVEKKKNADPNEIVLNDEQVKLGNIKTVALSDGSMADKLTLTGTLNFNQYQMQAVSSRVMGRVERLYYKNIGDFVPKGAPLVDIYSEELNNAKQEYLLALERRKLFVGNTSIDFDQLLQSSRNKLYLWGMSEGQIKQLERSGKATPTTTVFSNAAGYITDLSIAEGDYLAEGGTIVNLADLSSLWAEAQVYSSQMALLQKDSKVTVYIPDLDNLKINGKVDFTNPEISASSRINLVRISVPNKGNLLKPGMPVYVLVENKSRDGLSMPVDAVIRDGKSSTVWVKTAKNTFVNRMVETGLEYEDRIEITSGIKAGDEVVVSGAYLLNSEYKFKKGADPMAGHDMSNM; this is translated from the coding sequence ATGAAATTCAATATTTTAATGCTTGCCTTGCTGGTTTTTCTTTACTCCTGTAAAAAGGAGGAAGATCCGCATGCCGGCCACGATATCTACTACACCTGTTCCATGCACCCGCAGGTAGTCTCCGATAAACCCGGAAAATGCCCCATTTGTCACATGGATTTGGTGCCTGTGGAGAAGAAAAAGAATGCGGATCCTAACGAAATTGTTTTGAATGACGAGCAGGTTAAACTTGGGAATATCAAAACAGTCGCGCTCTCTGACGGTTCCATGGCTGATAAGCTCACGCTTACCGGAACACTTAATTTTAATCAGTACCAAATGCAGGCAGTAAGTTCCAGAGTAATGGGCAGAGTTGAACGGTTGTATTATAAAAACATTGGCGATTTTGTTCCGAAGGGGGCGCCGTTGGTCGATATTTACAGTGAAGAACTCAATAATGCAAAGCAGGAATATTTGCTGGCGCTTGAAAGACGCAAGCTGTTCGTCGGTAATACTTCCATTGATTTTGATCAGTTGCTCCAAAGTTCCCGCAACAAGCTTTATTTATGGGGAATGTCCGAAGGCCAGATCAAACAGCTGGAAAGATCAGGAAAAGCCACGCCAACCACTACCGTGTTCAGCAATGCAGCCGGTTACATCACCGATCTGAGCATTGCCGAAGGCGATTATCTTGCCGAAGGTGGCACCATCGTGAATCTGGCAGATCTTTCATCGCTTTGGGCAGAGGCGCAGGTCTATTCTTCCCAAATGGCTCTCCTTCAGAAAGACAGCAAGGTCACCGTATATATTCCCGATCTGGATAATCTGAAGATTAATGGGAAGGTTGATTTTACAAACCCGGAAATAAGCGCCTCCAGCAGGATAAATCTGGTTCGCATTTCCGTGCCCAACAAAGGAAATCTGCTGAAACCCGGCATGCCGGTATATGTTCTGGTGGAAAACAAATCCCGTGATGGTCTTTCAATGCCTGTGGATGCGGTAATCAGGGATGGCAAATCTTCCACGGTGTGGGTGAAAACCGCGAAGAACACCTTCGTCAACAGAATGGTGGAAACGGGTCTCGAATATGAAGACAGAATAGAAATCACATCAGGAATTAAGGCGGGAGACGAAGTAGTGGTGTCCGGGGCCTACCTTCTGAACAGCGAATATAAATTTAAGAAAGGCGCCGACCCCATGGCCGGGCACGACATGAGCAATATGTAA
- a CDS encoding heme-binding domain-containing protein, translating into MRKLNIIGWLAVIVVAVVLAIQFIPVERNVSTVPAGQSFEKTEKVPANVAAILKVSCYDCHSNNTRYPWYSELQPGAWFMARHIKKGKEELNFDEFNNYSKRRKKAKIKSIISQIEKDEMPLKSYRMMHGNARLSADEKKELLDFFRDNEYSK; encoded by the coding sequence ATGAGAAAATTGAATATCATAGGTTGGCTGGCGGTGATAGTAGTGGCGGTTGTTTTAGCCATTCAGTTCATACCGGTGGAGCGTAATGTCTCCACCGTGCCGGCAGGTCAAAGTTTTGAAAAAACCGAAAAGGTGCCCGCCAACGTGGCTGCTATTCTGAAAGTTTCCTGCTATGACTGTCATTCAAATAATACCCGTTATCCCTGGTATTCGGAATTACAGCCGGGCGCGTGGTTCATGGCCCGGCATATTAAAAAAGGCAAAGAAGAACTCAATTTTGATGAGTTCAATAATTATTCAAAAAGACGCAAAAAAGCAAAAATAAAAAGCATCATCAGCCAGATTGAGAAAGACGAAATGCCTTTAAAATCATACCGCATGATGCACGGAAACGCCAGATTATCAGCGGATGAAAAAAAAGAACTGTTAGATTTTTTTCGTGACAACGAATATAGTAAGTAA
- a CDS encoding helix-turn-helix domain-containing protein has protein sequence MKLNIKNMVCSRCLKVLRQELEQLGIKVSSIELGVLVIDETAGNHNEIMEKIESVLHTNKFEIIHSPEEVLVEKIKHFLLRKIEELPLDSTVNLSQILSTEFNHEYKSLSKLFSHIENITVEKYFIKLKIEKVKELIQLRQYTFSEIGHLLDYSSVNHLSRQFKEITGESMTEYKNAELANRRPYDEIS, from the coding sequence ATGAAATTAAATATTAAAAATATGGTTTGCAGCCGATGTCTCAAAGTGCTTAGGCAAGAGCTTGAACAACTGGGAATTAAGGTTTCATCAATTGAACTCGGGGTATTGGTAATCGACGAGACGGCCGGTAATCATAATGAAATTATGGAGAAAATTGAAAGCGTTCTCCATACCAATAAATTTGAAATAATCCATAGTCCAGAGGAAGTGCTCGTCGAAAAAATCAAACATTTTTTACTTCGTAAAATAGAAGAGCTACCTCTCGATTCCACGGTAAACCTATCTCAAATTTTAAGCACGGAGTTCAACCATGAATATAAATCGTTAAGCAAGCTATTCTCCCACATTGAAAATATAACTGTGGAAAAATATTTTATTAAATTAAAAATAGAGAAAGTAAAAGAACTTATTCAACTCAGGCAGTACACCTTTTCAGAAATAGGGCATCTCCTGGATTACAGCAGCGTCAACCACCTATCTAGACAGTTTAAAGAGATTACCGGAGAGAGCATGACTGAGTATAAAAATGCTGAACTAGCCAATCGAAGACCCTATGATGAAATTAGTTAA
- a CDS encoding heavy-metal-associated domain-containing protein, whose product MKQQIEITGMSCEGCVKNVEKALKEIDGVQNVKASLHPPRAVIEAEKSINTAQLTQALAKVGYSIAGASVDENLTKSGGSCCC is encoded by the coding sequence ATGAAACAACAAATTGAAATAACAGGAATGTCCTGCGAAGGCTGCGTTAAAAATGTCGAAAAAGCGTTGAAAGAAATTGATGGCGTACAGAATGTAAAAGCGAGTCTGCATCCACCGCGCGCAGTTATTGAAGCAGAGAAATCGATTAATACAGCGCAGTTAACGCAAGCCTTGGCGAAAGTAGGTTATAGTATTGCCGGCGCTTCCGTAGATGAGAATTTAACAAAGTCTGGTGGCTCCTGTTGCTGTTGA
- a CDS encoding four-helix bundle copper-binding protein — translation MTGYHTYQSCIEACLKCAAICNHCASSCTEEEDVKMMARCIQLDMECAAICYASAQLMSLGSDKAKEICRICADICEACAAECEKHAQHGMDHCRECAEACRKCAEECRKIAA, via the coding sequence ATGACAGGTTATCACACGTACCAAAGTTGTATTGAAGCATGTTTAAAATGTGCTGCAATATGTAATCACTGTGCTTCATCATGCACTGAGGAAGAAGATGTAAAAATGATGGCGAGATGCATTCAGTTAGACATGGAATGCGCAGCGATCTGCTATGCCTCAGCACAGTTAATGAGCCTCGGCAGCGACAAAGCAAAAGAAATTTGCCGCATTTGTGCCGACATCTGTGAAGCATGTGCTGCAGAATGTGAAAAACATGCACAACATGGAATGGATCATTGCCGTGAATGTGCAGAAGCTTGTAGAAAATGCGCCGAAGAATGCCGGAAAATTGCAGCGTAA
- a CDS encoding MBL fold metallo-hydrolase RNA specificity domain-containing protein, translated as MGYQAEGTRGRKLLEGEKELKVYGKWVPFNMEVAEIEGLSSHADHNELLGWMNGITNIPERIFIVHGEKEGAEALQLGIKETYGWDSQIPQLYDIEEL; from the coding sequence GTGGGCTATCAGGCCGAAGGAACCCGTGGAAGAAAATTATTGGAGGGTGAGAAAGAATTAAAAGTGTACGGAAAATGGGTGCCGTTCAATATGGAAGTAGCGGAAATTGAAGGACTGTCTTCACATGCAGACCACAATGAACTCCTTGGCTGGATGAATGGAATAACAAATATTCCGGAAAGAATTTTCATCGTACATGGGGAGAAGGAAGGCGCAGAAGCGCTGCAGCTGGGCATAAAAGAAACCTACGGCTGGGATTCCCAAATACCGCAACTTTATGATATTGAAGAATTATAA
- a CDS encoding AAA family ATPase, whose translation MNHIRDSKIKHSEETNWYVITGGPSTGKTTTIDLLQKQGYHTTIEHARHYIDTMHNEGNSVKEIRSNKKKFQLGVLDMQIAQEGSLNKKDMVFLDRAIPDAMAYYQFLNLDYDEKLLNAVNRVSYKKIFILDRLPFTKDYARTENEDDQKVIHMLIIETYTNLGFPIVFVPVLPPAERVQYILNNL comes from the coding sequence ATGAATCATATAAGGGACAGTAAAATCAAGCATTCAGAAGAGACCAACTGGTATGTGATTACCGGCGGACCCAGTACCGGAAAAACAACGACCATTGATTTGCTTCAGAAGCAAGGTTACCATACGACAATAGAACACGCAAGGCATTACATTGATACCATGCATAATGAAGGAAATTCCGTTAAAGAAATTAGAAGCAATAAGAAGAAATTTCAATTGGGCGTGTTAGATATGCAGATTGCCCAAGAAGGATCGCTCAATAAGAAGGATATGGTTTTTTTGGACAGGGCTATCCCGGACGCAATGGCTTATTATCAATTTTTAAACTTGGATTATGATGAAAAGTTACTTAATGCCGTCAACCGGGTTTCCTACAAAAAAATCTTTATTTTAGACCGATTGCCTTTTACCAAAGACTACGCGAGAACGGAAAATGAAGACGATCAAAAAGTAATTCATATGTTAATAATAGAAACTTATACCAATCTCGGTTTCCCTATCGTTTTTGTTCCGGTTTTGCCTCCTGCAGAAAGAGTTCAATATATTTTAAATAATTTATAA
- the merTP gene encoding mercuric transport protein MerTP, translating into MKTDRKLIGAGLLTAVTASLCCITPVLVLIAGTSGIAATFSWLEPLRPYLIALTVFVLGFAWYLKLKPKKQLDCSCEKDEKIPFTQSKMFLGIVTLFAVVMLAFPYYSAVFYPKTEKQIIIVDQSNIRKIEFTISGMTCASCGEHVNSEVNKLTGIISSDASYENKNAVVKFDDSKTNIDEIENAINATGYVVTDKKEYQLETLGPEKP; encoded by the coding sequence ATGAAAACAGACAGAAAATTAATCGGAGCAGGACTTTTGACAGCAGTTACCGCTTCATTGTGTTGTATTACACCAGTATTGGTTTTAATAGCAGGAACAAGCGGAATTGCTGCGACTTTTTCCTGGCTCGAACCTTTACGGCCTTATTTAATCGCGTTAACAGTTTTCGTTCTTGGTTTTGCCTGGTATCTTAAACTAAAACCCAAAAAACAATTAGACTGTAGCTGCGAGAAAGATGAAAAAATACCATTCACGCAGTCGAAAATGTTTTTAGGGATTGTTACCCTATTTGCAGTCGTTATGCTTGCCTTCCCCTACTATTCAGCTGTTTTCTATCCAAAAACAGAAAAGCAAATTATAATAGTAGATCAATCTAATATCCGTAAAATAGAATTTACAATTAGTGGTATGACCTGCGCAAGCTGTGGTGAACATGTCAATAGCGAAGTAAATAAACTGACGGGAATTATAAGTTCAGACGCTTCGTACGAAAACAAAAATGCAGTTGTGAAATTTGATGATTCAAAAACAAACATTGATGAAATCGAAAACGCCATAAACGCTACCGGATATGTAGTAACTGACAAAAAAGAATATCAATTGGAAACCCTTGGTCCTGAAAAACCATAA
- a CDS encoding GDCCVxC domain-containing (seleno)protein: protein MNTVKLQSIITCPNCGHRKEETMPTDSCQYFYECEKCRIVLKPKQGDCCVYCSYGTVPCPPVQQDKKCC, encoded by the coding sequence ATGAATACAGTCAAATTACAGTCAATAATCACCTGCCCCAATTGCGGACACAGGAAGGAGGAAACAATGCCTACAGATTCTTGCCAGTATTTCTACGAATGCGAAAAATGCAGGATCGTTTTAAAACCAAAACAGGGCGACTGCTGTGTGTATTGCAGTTACGGAACAGTGCCTTGTCCCCCAGTTCAGCAGGACAAGAAATGTTGCTAA
- a CDS encoding DUF305 domain-containing protein translates to MDKSTHSHKVSPDHSASGKTHSTQNMDSKKESEQMDHSGAYKKLFWMLLISFVSMFILMYAMVDRLSNVIPNINQFYMAGLMASPMLIIELLLMAKMYPNKKLNKVLMGVGVLAMVLFWSGIRQQTAVGDVQFLKSMIPHHAGAILMVEESNLVDPEVRKLGEEIIKAQEEEIAVMRAKIKELQTRK, encoded by the coding sequence ATGGACAAATCAACGCACAGCCACAAAGTTTCTCCGGACCATAGTGCCTCGGGGAAAACTCATTCTACACAGAATATGGATTCAAAAAAAGAAAGTGAACAAATGGATCACAGCGGGGCATACAAAAAGTTGTTTTGGATGCTTCTCATTTCCTTCGTATCCATGTTTATATTAATGTATGCGATGGTTGATCGGTTATCCAATGTGATTCCCAATATCAATCAGTTTTATATGGCCGGACTAATGGCTTCTCCTATGTTGATCATCGAACTGCTGTTAATGGCAAAGATGTATCCCAATAAAAAACTCAACAAGGTACTGATGGGTGTCGGTGTGTTGGCGATGGTGCTGTTTTGGTCTGGCATTCGGCAGCAGACAGCCGTGGGAGATGTCCAGTTCCTAAAGTCCATGATTCCACACCATGCAGGGGCTATTCTTATGGTCGAAGAAAGTAATCTGGTCGATCCGGAAGTGAGAAAGTTGGGCGAGGAAATTATCAAAGCACAGGAGGAGGAAATTGCCGTCATGAGGGCGAAAATTAAGGAACTTCAAACCCGGAAGTAA
- a CDS encoding heavy metal translocating P-type ATPase, producing MTKYTCPMHPQILKDEPGKCPLCGMNLIPLGGTARPEKDERSHHHQNHDHHSESDSSAAGFDKHAGHHTSDFLKRFWITLVLSVPVLLLSHMIQQWLGFTIAFQGDKYVLLVLGSIIYFYGGMPFFKGFLGEVKAGAIGMMTLVALAITVAYVYSVAVVFGLPGMDFFWELATLIVIMLLGHWLEMRSQMAASKALQSLVALLPNDVTVERNGSPVKIKLEQLKNGDTVIIRPGEKIAADGLIVEGSSYLNESMLTGESVPVRKEAGGKVIAGSINGDGALKIKATGVGKDSYLNKVINLVQDAQAAKSNTQNLADKVAKWLTIVAIVVGVGTFAYWYITMGDLAFALERMVTVMVTACPHALGVAIPLVVAISTTLSATNGLLIRNRTAFETTRKLSTIIFDKTGTLTKGSHTVQKIIPLTEHYSENDLLQYAAAVQQNSEHHIAKGIMQTLSEKKLELWKSDNFRYMQGIGVTGIVNGKSVVAAGPNYFVQNNKQVPAIPEEINQDAETVNFILIDDVPVGIVSLADTIREGAKEAIDQLRSMNIKSFLLTGDNEKVAAAVSKQLGMDGYLANVLPHHKQEKVKEFQDKGEIVAMTGDGVNDAPALAAADVGIAVGSGTDVAAETADIILVNSDPRDVVKMIDFGKKTYSKMIQNLVWAVGYNVVAIPLAAGVLYPTYVLSPAMGAVLMSVSTIVVALNASLLKIK from the coding sequence ATGACAAAATACACCTGTCCCATGCATCCCCAGATATTGAAGGACGAACCGGGGAAATGTCCACTTTGCGGAATGAACTTAATTCCCTTGGGAGGAACCGCCCGACCTGAAAAAGACGAACGCAGCCATCATCATCAGAATCATGATCATCACTCAGAATCTGATAGTTCAGCGGCGGGATTTGACAAACATGCAGGTCATCATACTTCGGATTTTCTAAAAAGATTCTGGATTACACTGGTACTTTCTGTCCCGGTGCTGCTGCTTTCCCACATGATTCAGCAGTGGCTTGGTTTCACCATAGCTTTTCAAGGCGATAAATACGTGCTGTTGGTTTTGGGAAGTATTATTTATTTCTACGGTGGAATGCCTTTTTTCAAAGGGTTTTTGGGCGAAGTGAAAGCCGGAGCTATTGGGATGATGACGCTCGTTGCTTTGGCGATTACCGTAGCTTATGTCTATTCCGTTGCCGTCGTATTCGGGCTGCCGGGCATGGATTTCTTTTGGGAGCTCGCCACCCTAATTGTCATCATGCTTCTGGGTCATTGGCTCGAAATGCGTTCACAGATGGCAGCTTCAAAAGCGTTGCAATCTCTAGTTGCCTTACTACCAAATGACGTAACCGTCGAGCGTAACGGAAGTCCGGTAAAAATAAAACTGGAACAGCTGAAAAACGGAGATACCGTAATCATAAGACCGGGCGAAAAAATCGCCGCTGACGGTCTGATTGTCGAGGGCAGTTCCTATTTAAATGAAAGCATGCTGACGGGAGAAAGTGTTCCTGTAAGAAAAGAGGCCGGTGGAAAGGTTATCGCAGGGTCTATCAATGGAGACGGGGCTTTAAAGATAAAAGCAACAGGGGTTGGAAAGGATTCGTACCTCAATAAGGTCATTAATTTGGTTCAGGATGCGCAGGCAGCAAAGTCGAACACTCAGAATCTGGCGGATAAAGTAGCCAAATGGCTTACTATAGTAGCAATTGTGGTGGGAGTAGGAACTTTCGCTTACTGGTACATCACCATGGGAGATTTGGCTTTTGCTCTGGAACGGATGGTAACGGTAATGGTAACGGCCTGCCCTCATGCTTTAGGAGTGGCAATCCCTCTGGTGGTGGCCATTTCCACTACACTTTCAGCGACAAATGGTTTACTAATCAGAAACCGAACGGCTTTTGAAACCACGAGAAAATTATCGACCATTATTTTCGATAAAACCGGCACCCTTACGAAAGGTTCCCACACTGTGCAGAAAATCATTCCTCTAACGGAACACTATTCGGAAAACGATTTACTCCAGTATGCAGCAGCAGTGCAGCAGAACTCCGAACATCACATTGCAAAAGGAATCATGCAGACCCTTTCCGAGAAAAAACTGGAGCTATGGAAGTCAGACAATTTCCGCTACATGCAGGGAATTGGAGTGACAGGAATCGTAAACGGTAAATCGGTTGTCGCGGCTGGTCCTAATTATTTTGTTCAAAACAATAAACAGGTACCTGCCATTCCGGAAGAAATCAACCAGGATGCAGAAACAGTGAACTTTATTTTGATTGATGACGTGCCCGTGGGTATTGTTTCTTTAGCAGATACCATTCGCGAAGGCGCAAAAGAAGCTATTGACCAACTTCGAAGCATGAACATTAAATCATTCCTGCTTACAGGTGATAACGAAAAGGTAGCGGCGGCGGTGTCAAAGCAGTTAGGAATGGACGGATATTTGGCAAATGTACTTCCGCACCACAAACAGGAAAAAGTAAAAGAATTTCAGGATAAAGGGGAAATCGTTGCGATGACAGGTGACGGCGTAAATGATGCACCGGCTTTGGCAGCAGCAGATGTAGGCATTGCAGTTGGCAGCGGAACTGATGTTGCTGCCGAAACCGCAGATATTATTCTGGTCAACAGTGACCCTCGAGACGTGGTGAAAATGATAGATTTTGGAAAGAAAACCTACAGCAAGATGATCCAGAATCTCGTATGGGCAGTGGGCTACAACGTCGTGGCGATTCCACTTGCTGCGGGTGTTCTGTATCCCACATATGTCCTGAGTCCCGCCATGGGCGCAGTGCTGATGAGTGTCAGTACCATCGTGGTCGCACTTAATGCAAGTTTGTTAAAAATTAAATAA
- a CDS encoding multicopper oxidase domain-containing protein: MKYIFSLFLFMAMSINSYSQSTKTVYTCPMHPQVVKSAPGNCPICGMTLVKKTVTEKKTAAKSAAAPKKATVIKKTTGKKPEITAAKTKTVTEVKKPVMPKTKAVPKDPASIKTPEHSTPAPHQHEAAQKMYTCPMHPEVVSDKPGKCPKCGMNLVPQKESGRHQSTGKTPEHQTSDAHQHEEAQKMYTCPMHTEVISDKPGKCPKCGMNLVPQKGKKEDHSAHGNMQIHGEHKMVMPMPEKHLKGGRKVTYHLYVKDTLVNFAGKQKRAIAVNGQIPMPKLEFYEGDTAEVIVHNLMDEETSLHWHGLHLPNKEDGVPWLTQKPIPPHSTYTYSFPIIQNGTHWYHSHTGLQEQVGMYGMMILKKRPEDPTFRPGIDDLPTEHLILSEWTNLNPNNVQRMLHNANDWFAIKKGSTQSYAEAIKEGHFKTKLTNEWKRMLAMDVSDIYYDAFLINGKTESQLAGYKAGDKVRLQIANGGASSYFWLNYAGGKIKVVASDGLDIEPIEVDRLILAVSETVDIVVEIPERNTSYELLVTPEDRTKSASVFIGEGATKSHDPLPKLKYFEGMKMMNDMMKMNGDMKDMGMKMSYQTMDMNQVMYPEISAENNAAMPMDKMDNNDAQMDHSQHQMPASGITTLNYGMMKSPYDTSLPKDSPVRELKFTLTGNMNRYIWSMDDKVLAESDKILVKKGEILRITLFNNSMMRHPMHLHGFDFRVLNKNGLQAPLKNVLDIMPMETNVIEFEAKTDGDWFFHCHILYHMMAGMNRVFAVGDYQNPLLPDKASAYKKLQRESNMWHLMAENDFATNGNDGMARISNARWELGTEWRLGYNPHHGYEVETQLGRYVDRMQWLKPFIGFNYRYRKIDRNNIEKNLFGQASTKDERKTFSAGIMYKLPMLVDLQAEIFTDGIVRLQLTREDIPLTARLRGAFMVNTDKEYMAGLKYIVTKNIGISTHYDSDMSWGAGITLNY, from the coding sequence ATGAAATATATATTTTCGCTCTTTCTATTTATGGCAATGTCCATAAACAGTTATTCACAGAGCACCAAAACCGTGTACACCTGCCCGATGCATCCGCAGGTCGTGAAATCAGCACCCGGTAACTGCCCCATTTGCGGTATGACCTTGGTGAAGAAAACCGTTACTGAGAAAAAAACGGCGGCCAAATCCGCGGCCGCTCCTAAAAAGGCCACCGTAATTAAAAAAACTACGGGTAAGAAACCTGAAATTACCGCTGCAAAAACAAAGACGGTAACGGAAGTTAAAAAACCGGTGATGCCAAAGACTAAAGCAGTACCAAAAGACCCAGCGAGCATCAAAACGCCGGAACATTCAACACCTGCTCCGCATCAGCATGAAGCAGCGCAAAAGATGTATACTTGTCCGATGCACCCCGAGGTGGTTTCGGACAAACCCGGAAAGTGTCCCAAGTGCGGTATGAATCTGGTCCCTCAGAAGGAAAGCGGCCGGCATCAGTCTACCGGCAAAACCCCGGAACATCAAACTTCAGATGCGCATCAGCATGAAGAAGCGCAAAAGATGTACACCTGCCCGATGCATACCGAGGTGATATCGGACAAACCCGGAAAGTGTCCCAAGTGCGGTATGAATCTGGTGCCTCAAAAAGGAAAGAAGGAAGATCATTCTGCACACGGAAACATGCAGATACATGGTGAACACAAAATGGTCATGCCCATGCCCGAAAAGCACCTAAAAGGCGGACGCAAAGTGACCTACCATCTTTATGTGAAAGACACCCTGGTAAATTTCGCGGGCAAACAGAAACGCGCCATTGCCGTAAACGGGCAGATTCCGATGCCAAAACTGGAGTTTTATGAGGGCGATACGGCGGAAGTGATTGTCCATAATTTAATGGACGAAGAAACTTCTCTGCACTGGCACGGTCTTCATCTTCCAAATAAAGAAGATGGGGTTCCCTGGCTTACCCAGAAACCCATTCCACCACATTCAACCTACACGTATTCGTTTCCGATCATCCAAAACGGAACCCACTGGTATCACTCACATACTGGCCTGCAGGAGCAGGTTGGAATGTATGGGATGATGATTCTGAAAAAACGTCCCGAAGATCCTACTTTCCGGCCGGGGATTGATGATCTGCCCACAGAGCACCTTATCCTGAGCGAGTGGACAAACCTGAACCCCAATAATGTTCAGCGGATGCTTCACAACGCCAATGACTGGTTCGCAATAAAAAAAGGCAGTACTCAAAGTTATGCAGAAGCCATAAAAGAGGGACACTTTAAAACAAAACTCACCAACGAGTGGAAGCGGATGCTTGCCATGGACGTGAGTGACATTTATTATGACGCCTTTCTGATTAACGGTAAAACAGAAAGCCAGCTCGCAGGATACAAAGCCGGTGACAAAGTGCGGCTTCAAATTGCCAACGGCGGTGCGTCCTCCTATTTTTGGCTCAATTATGCAGGAGGAAAAATAAAAGTAGTGGCCAGTGATGGATTGGACATTGAACCGATAGAAGTGGACCGTCTTATTCTGGCAGTTTCTGAAACAGTGGATATCGTAGTGGAAATTCCTGAAAGAAACACCTCCTACGAACTCCTTGTTACACCCGAAGACCGCACAAAATCTGCGTCAGTGTTTATTGGAGAAGGAGCTACGAAATCCCATGATCCATTACCCAAACTCAAATACTTTGAAGGGATGAAGATGATGAACGACATGATGAAGATGAACGGTGACATGAAAGATATGGGCATGAAGATGAGTTATCAGACGATGGATATGAATCAGGTGATGTATCCTGAAATTAGTGCTGAAAATAATGCAGCAATGCCGATGGACAAGATGGACAACAACGATGCGCAAATGGATCACTCACAGCATCAGATGCCTGCTTCCGGGATTACCACATTGAATTATGGGATGATGAAATCGCCTTATGACACTTCACTCCCGAAAGACAGTCCCGTGCGCGAGCTCAAGTTTACCCTTACGGGAAACATGAACCGCTACATATGGAGCATGGACGATAAAGTCCTGGCAGAATCTGACAAAATATTGGTAAAAAAAGGCGAAATTCTCCGCATTACCCTATTCAATAATTCAATGATGCGTCACCCGATGCACCTGCACGGTTTTGATTTTCGGGTACTCAACAAAAATGGCCTTCAGGCACCCCTCAAAAATGTGTTGGATATTATGCCGATGGAAACTAATGTCATCGAATTTGAAGCTAAAACTGACGGGGACTGGTTTTTCCACTGTCACATCCTCTATCACATGATGGCGGGGATGAACCGTGTTTTTGCTGTTGGTGATTATCAGAATCCTTTGCTGCCCGATAAAGCTTCAGCTTACAAAAAGCTCCAGCGCGAAAGTAACATGTGGCACCTGATGGCCGAAAACGATTTTGCTACTAATGGTAACGACGGGATGGCGAGGATCTCAAATGCCCGCTGGGAATTGGGAACAGAATGGCGTTTAGGTTACAATCCCCATCACGGCTACGAGGTGGAAACCCAACTCGGCAGGTATGTGGACCGTATGCAGTGGCTGAAACCATTTATCGGATTTAACTATCGTTATAGAAAGATTGACAGGAATAATATTGAAAAAAACCTTTTTGGACAGGCATCTACTAAAGATGAAAGAAAAACTTTCAGCGCTGGTATCATGTATAAACTCCCGATGTTGGTGGACCTGCAGGCAGAAATATTTACCGACGGTATTGTAAGATTGCAGCTGACACGTGAAGACATTCCGTTGACTGCGCGTTTGCGCGGGGCATTCATGGTCAATACCGACAAAGAATATATGGCAGGTCTTAAATATATCGTCACAAAAAATATCGGAATCTCAACCCACTACGACAGCGATATGAGCTGGGGTGCAGGGATTACACTGAACTATTAA